The following is a genomic window from Nicotiana tabacum cultivar K326 chromosome 3, ASM71507v2, whole genome shotgun sequence.
TGTAGGACCACAACTGACCAGAAAGAATAGGATTAAAGGTTGAGATACTTCAGAGATTTGGGACAGTATATTGGTATCCAAGCAGCTAAATTGACAATCTTAGCTAAAAGACACTCCGGAGACTAGACTTGTAGACAAATTGACTGACTTCCACTAATAAAACTTTTACTACACAAAATTTGACAATCTTAACCaaaaaacactccaaaaactgATTGGTGTACAATGAATTTGATATCATTATATAGATCCTCTGAGATCATTGCTTTGCACTATCAATTCTTGTTTTAGCTCAAGAAAAAAAACCAGCCTGTTATATATAGTTATGGGCAGAAGTTGCAATCTTCTCTTTGCTCTTGCAGTTTTCATTCTGCTACATGACCATACTTCCCTTGCTTCTGTTGCTAATATTAGCACCGATGAAGCTGCTCTTCTTGCCTTGAAATCTCACATTTCTTCTGGCCCTAATAACATCTTAGCAAGAAACTGGTCTTCTTCAGGCCTAGTTTGTAGCTGGATTGGAATCACTTGCAGCTCCCGCCACCATCGAGTTACTGCTTTAAACATTTCTAGCATGCAACTTCATGGTACCATTCCTCCACACCTCGGAAACCTCTCATTTCTCACTTCCATTGACATCAGTAACAACACTTTTTATGGAGAATTGCCAGAAGAATTGGCTCATTTGCAGAGGTTGAAATTGATTGATATCACAAGCAATAACTTCACCGGAGCCATTCCATCGTTTTTACGTTTGTTACCAAACCTACGGTTTCTGAACCTTTCGACAAACCAATTTTCAGGGGAAATTCCATCATTCCTTTCCAATCTAACAAAGCTACAAGTGTTGAGAATACAGGGAAATTTTTTCCAAGGAGAGATCCCTAGAGAACTCGGTGATCTTCGTTACATGGTTTTTTTAGACCTGCAATTTAATCAGCTTAATGGCTTTATACCACCATCAATCTTCAACATTAGAACGATGCAAAAAATTGGTCTTACAGGCAATAAACTTACTGGTAAGCTTCCAACAACTATATGTGATAATCTTCCAAACTTGGAAGGGCTTTACCTCTCAAAAAACTACATAGGTGGAGCCATTCCACCAAACTTAGGAAAATGCAGAAAGCTTCAAATCTTGTCATTATCTATCAATGAGTTTATTGGAGCTGTACCAAGAGAGCTAGCCAACTTAACAGCTCTTACAAGATTATATCTTGGATTTTTGCATTTGGAAGGTAGtatgatatttcattttcttccttttctgtCTTCCACCATAACATAATGGTACTCAAATATTTTCCCAAATTGACAGGAGAGATACCAGCGGAGCTAGGTAATCTTAAGAAACTACAGGCGCTGAAATTATCCAATAATGAGTTTACTGGTTCTGTCCCCGCCAACATTTTCAACATGTCAGCACTACAGACCCTACAACTTTCACAAAACAAGCTTTCAGGTACTCTGCCTTCCGATTTAGGTCGTGGAATCCCCAACATAGAAGAATTTGTTTGTGGAAGTAATAATCTGAGTGGTTTTATCTCTGCTTCAATCTCAAATTCTTCAAGACTCAGAGGTCTTAATCTCGCAGATAACAGTTTCACTGGTCCAATTCCTGAATCACTTGGTAACTTAGAGTACCTTGAGAGGCTTAACTTTGAGGAGAATAATTTTTTTGGTGATTCAGCATTGAGCTTCCTTACATCTTTAACAAAGTGTAGGAAACTAAGATTTCTCAGGTTTGCTGATAATCCGTTGGATGGTGTTTTTCCATCATCTGTTGGACATTTCTCTAACTCTCTCCAAAGTTTTGTAGGACAGGATTGTCAACTGAAGGGAGTCATTCCTAAAGAAATTGGTAATCTTACTGGAGTGACAAAGATGAGTCTGTCTAACAATGAGTTGACTGGACATATCCCGAATACCATCCAAGGCATGCTGAATCTTCAAGAACTTTACCTACAAAATAACAAGTTAGAAGGAACCATACCAGATGTTATCTGCAATTTAAAGAATCTCGGTGCATTATACTTGTCAGGAAATGAATTTTCTGGTTCCGTGCCACCATGCTTAGGGAAAGTCACCAGTTTGAGGTATCTTTATCTAGCTTACAACAGGCTGAATTCAAGTTTACCTGAAAACTTGGGGGCCCTCCATGATCTCATCAAATTCGATATCTCATCCAATCTATTGAGTGGGAAAATTCCCGTGGAGATTGGAAATATAAAGGCTGTAACACTCATTGATCtgtcaaaaaataatttttctggTAAGATTCCTAGCACTCTAGGGAGGCTCGATAATGTGATTAAACTTTCTCTTGCACATAATAGATTAGATGGGCCTATTCCAGAATCATTTGGTAAAATGCTGGCCTTAAATTTCTTGGATTTGTGTTATAATAATCTTAATGGTGAAATTCCAAAGTCATTAGAAGCTCTTGTGTATCTCAGATACCTGAACGTCTCATTTAATAAACTCAGTGGAGAGATTCCCACGGGTGGTCCTTTCGCAAATGCCACATATCAATCTTTCTTGTCCAATGATGCACTCTGTGGTGATTCTAAATTTCATGTGTCACCATGCATCATCAAATCTCACAAGAGGAAAAAGCCAATCTTTGTTTTGTACGTCCTTTTGGGGGTGGGCATGCTATTTCCTGCATTAGCTCTCTCATGTGTATTTTTAAGATTGAGAAATCCAAAGAAGAATGCAGCTCAAGCAGATGTGTCTCTGGTAAAACGGCATGAAAGAATTTCCTATTATGAACTTGAACAAGCAACAGAAGGATTCAATGCAAGCAACTTGCTTGGTAATGGGAGTTTCAGCACGGTCTACAAAGGGATACTTAAGGATGGTAACCTTTTCGCAGCAAAGGTTTTCAATGTGCAATTGGAGGGTGCATTCAAAAGTTTTGACACAGAATGTGAGATACTTCGGAACCTTCGCCACAGAAATCTGACCAAAGTCATCACCAGCTGCTCCAACCTTGATTTCAAGGCCCTAGTGTTGGAGTACATGCCCAATGGGACACTTGATAAATGGTTATACTCTCACAACTTGTTCTTGGACTTGTTGCAGAGATTAGATATAATGATAGATGTTGCATCTGCAATGGACTATCTGCACAATGGCTATTCAACACGTGTGGTGCATTGTGACTTGAAGCCAAGCAATGTCTTGCTAGATCAAGAAATGGTTGGCCATGTCAGTGATTTTGGCATTGCTAAATTGTTAGGTGATGGGGAGACGTTTGTTCAAACAAGGACAATTGCAACAATTGGATATATTGCTCCAGGTATTAGAACTTTCTAAAGCTTTCTCATATCCTTAGAATGCCCAATAGAATCAGTGTTTTAGCCGGGATACTTTTATGATCATTTTTTACTATGATTGTAGAGTATGGACAGGATGGAATAGTATCCACGAGCTGTGATGTTTATAGTTTTGGCATCCTGATGATGGAGACATTTACAAGAATGAGACCAAGTGATGGAATATTCACTGGAGACTTGAGCATGCAACGTTGGGTTAGCGATTCTTTTCCAAGTGAAATTCATAAGGTGGTGGATTCTAATTTGGTACAGTCGCGGGATGAACAAACCAACTCAAAGATGCAATGTTTGTTATCTATCATGGAATTAGCTTTGAGATGCACTGTAGTGGCACCAGATGCAAGAATTAGCATGGAAGATGCTCTTTCAACACTTAAAAAGATTAAGTTCCAACTTCACCACTAGTTGGAATTGGATTGTTGGCTCTCGGATGCTGCTTGATTCCCTATGATGGTTTAGTTAAGATTTCAGTTCTGCTCAACTACTTTACCTCTTTCAATGTAACAGCTTGTTTCATAGTGTATCGTATCATAATGTATCGTTTGATAAAaataatgtttggatagattatGTCGTTTGCcgtcgtttcatgatatcacggaccagcaatatgaagaataaacttgtaatactataaagaaaaattatgatatagggtaaaattactatataaaaaggtaaggtaaatgataaaataaaattatttaataataataaagtgttagattgagagaaaaagacatgGTAATGACGCGatcacaccaaatcggtcgttacataaagtggcacatttcgtcgttatgtaacgacggatttaacgatacgatataataaaatttaagtaacaatcaaaacaaacatcgtatttaaagtaaatacgatacaatacaatggcTAACagccatccaaacaagctgtaaattTGTAAAGGATGTATGGCTCCAATTTTTCAGCAACTATTAGACTTTTTTTAATCAGTTCAAACCACTTTTGCACCAGAAATCATGTTTCAAATTATTTAACATTCTAAATCCGAATAATTAGTCTCCCCATTAGAGTCCTAAAAGTTGTTCAATTCCTCAATTTTCCAatttggggaggggggggggggatctcATAGATGTATAGGTAAAATATCATGATTTAAAAGGTAAAAACTCGAGCATAATTACATATATAACTCAAATATTGGATTAAAATTATTACCTTAGTCTTAGGTGGATGATCTCAATTCAATTCTTCCAAACTTATAGCTCCAAATTATGTCATTCATATGCCTTAACAATAACAATATCCACAATATAGTCATTAAAAAGGTGATAATTTTAATCCAATATTTGAGTTATATGAATGACATAATTTGGAGCTATAAGTTTGGAAGAATTGAATTGACATAATTGACATaattgcacctttctccaaaaaATGTCAAGACATCATTTGTGGTAAAACCCTAGAGTATGATTGCACCTTCCAAATTTAAGAGTCTTTTCCTATTTCTTCGAGAAAGGTGCAATTATGTCATTTTTTTTATAAGTAATCGTGGTAAAATCCTAGAGTATAGAAAAATGACATAATTGTCTTGACATTTAAGAGTCTTTTCCTATTTCTTCGAGAAAGGTGCAATtatgtcattttattttctacTCTAGGGTTTTACCACGATCACTGCGCCCTATTTGTGATAGCAGGGAATAGGCTCGGACTAGAGTGAAAAtatgtaaaatttaaaaaatcgGTGCATACTTAAGAGTGAAAAATGTATAGAACTCTCTAACTTCCTGAAATGCGATAAACCTCAAGAATGGAATTAGCAGATATTTAAGTTGTCATAgtggaaaaaacaaaaagagaaaaagaaaaagaaaatgtctACAACCAGTCAAAAAGCACTCCACAGACTGTAAAAAAATAACTTAAAACTCACTGTTCGAAGATTTACAAAGTCAAAATATTAAATCAACTATCGAATTTATTTACGAATCAAATAATCAAGTCAATCTATTAAATTTACCCATATCTGGAAAGGATAAAGTCAATTTCAAGTAATAGGAAAATTAATCACCAAACTTTAtaatgttttatacttcaatgccacacaagagggttgatttgtgtggtgtccaattttcgtgtgcacagattatagaagtaCCTGGTTCTTCTATATGTTTTTAAACTACTATTGCAGAAAtaataaatgcggaaagtaaataacacaagtatttttacgtggaaaacacccgactcaaaaagtgaaaaaaatcacgacctactagtCAGTAGGATTTTCTCCAACGCTTCATCAAATCACTgcgccaaaacaacatttacaaaaactctttataaacctaaggattacctctaatctcGTTGTGACAACCAgtctctaactgttgcgacaacttcaagttaactctaacttgaatactcagagtacctaatacaattgcctctagataaagctgaaaggtacaatttgaaaaccATCTACTAtaatgaaactagaataaaagacaatcacttggaactggttcttctatttgGTTCaggtagcttcaggtttgcacacttgaatcacaagaattgcttgcaaaatgccttgctattttccTCTCAACTCATATTTAACTTCAGCTTTTGTGCGTACCTGTAAAGTGAGAACATCTTGtcatttatagagttagtagaatataaaataactagagttccaaTGTTATACTCTTCCTTGGCGGAAGAACTCTAGTTAACTCCAACTTCTAACTcattccttatcttggatagtgttctctttgagtaagaagtcattctccttatcaattatgcaaccttttcgatcaggagatatcagatatagcaagttaagcttatctccctCACGTCCATCCCTTATACTTGAATCTGACCGTGTCTGGGTACATTgtggatggacctggttcatgcttgagttcctttgtcaatctttaaaacaaacttcacttaggccaacaaattcccccttttttatgaagacaaactctgtgctttttataTGAGTAGGCCCTATTTCAACTCAGCTCAGCATCAACACAGTGTTAGAACACTTTACCTTTTTAAAGTCActaatcatcaaggaccaggttcattaggttataaacatcacagtccAAAGTAAAAGCATAACCTAATTCCTCTTTTTGgtatcatcgaaaagttgcataatcatgttagataaccagattttaatagaaattactcatggccacaggggctacttcaaatgcaatcatggatttaAGCATTATTTATCAATCTAAGGATATTATCCATCTAcgaaatatcaacaaacaattagagcaaaagtagtgaatttcattgattgataagatcctaccacaaagcataaaaaaaaaaacactggATCGTGAgcaaaagaagcaaaaaataatAATCCCGAACTAGGTCACTTGTCgatctacactaggctaggaggTTTAATGctgggaaggaccaggttcttggttTTTGGCTTGGAGCAGTTTCAACATAtcctgaagaatgccatcattcttctccttctcttttGCCAGTTCAGCTCTAAGAGCATCTCTCTTAGTCTCCACCtctgccaacctcttcttcagcctatcaatctcagcatccttagccccactttcttgcaccaaaGCTCACACTTTGTTGTTCATtggtacctttttggatgaaccaggttaTTTGGGAGTTGtttggacttcatagtcacaagcagtTAGAGTGTTTGCCCCAaaatgatccttgcttgtaccaacTTCCCATTTCTTGATGGGTACCTTGAAATGTACAAGTACAACCATGAGAATAAAATCATAGGGTATGACGTGAGTCTTGGTGCCATTTAGAGCCCTGTCAAGAAACCGGATGATAAATACATGACAATTGAATTGCCTCCAACTGTCCAAATATTccataaggaccaggtccatgaaTATGGCAATGTGCCTCCTTTCCTACCTTGGCAGCACACATTTATTAATAAATTCGAATAACACTTTGTGGGAtggcttcatctcacttttgtaAATATCCTTGGGCTCAAGCTCCTCTTCATTGTCACCAAACTTTCTAGTAATGGCAAGGGCAGTAAGGAGATTCTCTAGACTTGGCCATTTGAGATTCTTATAATTATTGTACCCTTCAGCAGGTACACCTAAGATCTCTCCCAGTTCTTTTTCATCAAAAGTCATTGTTACCCCCTTGACCACACTGGTGACCCTACCATCTTTGATCTTACATTTTGCCATGAACTCCACAATCTCAGTTTTGGCCAGccttccatccatctgaaggaccatgttcTTCCATCCTTGCAATTGTAACTTCTCCAGCAGCAGTAACATACCTTCCTCCTCCATGTCCCTGGGGAGTCTGCCTTTCAACATGGTTCTCTTCCCAAACTTAGCCATCTTGTCCTTCTCATCatcagattcttcttcttcttcttcttcttcttcttcttcttcttcttcttcttcttcttcttcttcttcttcttcttcttcttcttcttcttcttcttcttcttcttccacaattttcttttttcttgattttaatgCAGACCTGGTTCTTTTAGCCAAAGTAGATGGCTCAACCGACTTTGATTTTGAAATAGACTTCTTTCTGAAAATCTCGACTTTCTTAGCCTTTGGAGTCACAACCTTCAATTCTTTTGTCTCATCTTCATCCCGAAAGACCAGGTCCATCTCATCAATTGCAATTGTCTTAACAGGCTCAACCACCTTCTTCTTTCCCTTAGCAACAACTTTcttcttactttcttctaaggTCTTTTCCATTTCAGCCTTACTTTGCTTTTTCTAACTTGTTGTAGCTCTTCCTCTTGTAGGAGAAATCTCTACAGGTATAGACGAAGCaccctttcttttcttgtttgcccTAGCAGTATCAGGGACTTTGGCTCCtaaacttcttttccttttaGGATTGTAGTTGTCAGATACTTTTCTCAGTAAGTCTGCGAGGGTTTCCTGTTCATATGGAATAGGTTCTTGAGCATCTTTCCCTAATCGAAC
Proteins encoded in this region:
- the LOC107786872 gene encoding uncharacterized protein LOC107786872 isoform X2 codes for the protein MGRSCNLLFALAVFILLHDHTSLASVANISTDEAALLALKSHISSGPNNILARNWSSSGLVCSWIGITCSSRHHRVTALNISSMQLHGTIPPHLGNLSFLTSIDISNNTFYGELPEELAHLQRLKLIDITSNNFTGAIPSFLRLLPNLRFLNLSTNQFSGEIPSFLSNLTKLQVLRIQGNFFQGEIPRELGDLRYMVFLDLQFNQLNGFIPPSIFNIRTMQKIGLTGNKLTGKLPTTICDNLPNLEGLYLSKNYIGGAIPPNLGKCRKLQILSLSINEFIGAVPRELANLTALTRLYLGFLHLEGEIPAELGNLKKLQALKLSNNEFTGSVPANIFNMSALQTLQLSQNKLSDNSFTGPIPESLGNLEYLERLNFEENNFFGDSALSFLTSLTKCRKLRFLRFADNPLDGVFPSSVGHFSNSLQSFVGQDCQLKGVIPKEIGNLTGVTKMSLSNNELTGHIPNTIQGMLNLQELYLQNNKLEGTIPDVICNLKNLGALYLSGNEFSGSVPPCLGKVTSLRYLYLAYNRLNSSLPENLGALHDLIKFDISSNLLSGKIPVEIGNIKAVTLIDLSKNNFSGKIPSTLGRLDNVIKLSLAHNRLDGPIPESFGKMLALNFLDLCYNNLNGEIPKSLEALVYLRYLNVSFNKLSGEIPTGGPFANATYQSFLSNDALCGDSKFHVSPCIIKSHKRKKPIFVLYVLLGVGMLFPALALSCVFLRLRNPKKNAAQADVSLVKRHERISYYELEQATEGFNASNLLGNGSFSTVYKGILKDGNLFAAKVFNVQLEGAFKSFDTECEILRNLRHRNLTKVITSCSNLDFKALVLEYMPNGTLDKWLYSHNLFLDLLQRLDIMIDVASAMDYLHNGYSTRVVHCDLKPSNVLLDQEMVGHVSDFGIAKLLGDGETFVQTRTIATIGYIAPEYGQDGIVSTSCDVYSFGILMMETFTRMRPSDGIFTGDLSMQRWVSDSFPSEIHKVVDSNLVQSRDEQTNSKMQCLLSIMELALRCTVVAPDARISMEDALSTLKKIKFQLHH
- the LOC107786872 gene encoding uncharacterized protein LOC107786872 isoform X3 — translated: MGRSCNLLFALAVFILLHDHTSLASVANISTDEAALLALKSHISSGPNNILARNWSSSGLVCSWIGITCSSRHHRVTALNISSMQLHGTIPPHLGNLSFLTSIDISNNTFYGELPEELAHLQRLKLIDITSNNFTGAIPSFLRLLPNLRFLNLSTNQFSGEIPSFLSNLTKLQVLRIQGNFFQGEIPRELGDLRYMVFLDLQFNQLNGFIPPSIFNIRTMQKIGLTGNKLTGKLPTTICDNLPNLEGLYLSKNYIGGAIPPNLGKCRKLQILSLSINEFIGAVPRELANLTALTRLYLGFLHLEGEIPAELGNLKKLQALKLSNNEFTGSVPANIFNMSALQTLQLSQNKLSGQDCQLKGVIPKEIGNLTGVTKMSLSNNELTGHIPNTIQGMLNLQELYLQNNKLEGTIPDVICNLKNLGALYLSGNEFSGSVPPCLGKVTSLRYLYLAYNRLNSSLPENLGALHDLIKFDISSNLLSGKIPVEIGNIKAVTLIDLSKNNFSGKIPSTLGRLDNVIKLSLAHNRLDGPIPESFGKMLALNFLDLCYNNLNGEIPKSLEALVYLRYLNVSFNKLSGEIPTGGPFANATYQSFLSNDALCGDSKFHVSPCIIKSHKRKKPIFVLYVLLGVGMLFPALALSCVFLRLRNPKKNAAQADVSLVKRHERISYYELEQATEGFNASNLLGNGSFSTVYKGILKDGNLFAAKVFNVQLEGAFKSFDTECEILRNLRHRNLTKVITSCSNLDFKALVLEYMPNGTLDKWLYSHNLFLDLLQRLDIMIDVASAMDYLHNGYSTRVVHCDLKPSNVLLDQEMVGHVSDFGIAKLLGDGETFVQTRTIATIGYIAPEYGQDGIVSTSCDVYSFGILMMETFTRMRPSDGIFTGDLSMQRWVSDSFPSEIHKVVDSNLVQSRDEQTNSKMQCLLSIMELALRCTVVAPDARISMEDALSTLKKIKFQLHH
- the LOC107786872 gene encoding uncharacterized protein LOC107786872 isoform X1, producing MGRSCNLLFALAVFILLHDHTSLASVANISTDEAALLALKSHISSGPNNILARNWSSSGLVCSWIGITCSSRHHRVTALNISSMQLHGTIPPHLGNLSFLTSIDISNNTFYGELPEELAHLQRLKLIDITSNNFTGAIPSFLRLLPNLRFLNLSTNQFSGEIPSFLSNLTKLQVLRIQGNFFQGEIPRELGDLRYMVFLDLQFNQLNGFIPPSIFNIRTMQKIGLTGNKLTGKLPTTICDNLPNLEGLYLSKNYIGGAIPPNLGKCRKLQILSLSINEFIGAVPRELANLTALTRLYLGFLHLEGEIPAELGNLKKLQALKLSNNEFTGSVPANIFNMSALQTLQLSQNKLSGTLPSDLGRGIPNIEEFVCGSNNLSGFISASISNSSRLRGLNLADNSFTGPIPESLGNLEYLERLNFEENNFFGDSALSFLTSLTKCRKLRFLRFADNPLDGVFPSSVGHFSNSLQSFVGQDCQLKGVIPKEIGNLTGVTKMSLSNNELTGHIPNTIQGMLNLQELYLQNNKLEGTIPDVICNLKNLGALYLSGNEFSGSVPPCLGKVTSLRYLYLAYNRLNSSLPENLGALHDLIKFDISSNLLSGKIPVEIGNIKAVTLIDLSKNNFSGKIPSTLGRLDNVIKLSLAHNRLDGPIPESFGKMLALNFLDLCYNNLNGEIPKSLEALVYLRYLNVSFNKLSGEIPTGGPFANATYQSFLSNDALCGDSKFHVSPCIIKSHKRKKPIFVLYVLLGVGMLFPALALSCVFLRLRNPKKNAAQADVSLVKRHERISYYELEQATEGFNASNLLGNGSFSTVYKGILKDGNLFAAKVFNVQLEGAFKSFDTECEILRNLRHRNLTKVITSCSNLDFKALVLEYMPNGTLDKWLYSHNLFLDLLQRLDIMIDVASAMDYLHNGYSTRVVHCDLKPSNVLLDQEMVGHVSDFGIAKLLGDGETFVQTRTIATIGYIAPEYGQDGIVSTSCDVYSFGILMMETFTRMRPSDGIFTGDLSMQRWVSDSFPSEIHKVVDSNLVQSRDEQTNSKMQCLLSIMELALRCTVVAPDARISMEDALSTLKKIKFQLHH